In Paenibacillus sp. FSL M7-0420, a single genomic region encodes these proteins:
- the rsmB gene encoding 16S rRNA (cytosine(967)-C(5))-methyltransferase RsmB: protein MSAGGKGGGGPRPRTSGNQPAASGTKPAPGRTGGAGRNRPGGKPAAPASAREVALDILVRVEQQGAYSNLLLGSSLQKADLSREDTGLATELVYGTLSRMITLDYVLSSFVSKGMAKLEPWVRSLLRLSLYQIMYLDRVPSHAAVNEAVNISKRRGHQGISGMVNGVLRSVLRAGELPVLPEGLSREERISILHSHPLWMVQRWSAEYGPDTAEAMCAANNEPPAVSVRVNTTMISREAMLAELLEAGLDAAESKVSPSGLVIRGGGNLALTSWYRDGYLSVQDESSMLVAEVVAPEAGMKVLDCCAAPGGKSAHMGELMKDEGSILANDLHEHKAGLIAEQAARLGLECITTASGDALELGAALQPESYDRILLDAPCSGLGVIRRKPDLKWRKQPEDIASVAALQLELLQSVSGLLKPGGVLVYSTCTTEQAENSRVVAAFLERNPGFAQVSFKSAVWERLEGTALAAGDGIQLLPHHYGSDGFYIARLERLL, encoded by the coding sequence TTGAGCGCGGGCGGTAAGGGAGGCGGCGGACCGCGTCCGCGTACTTCCGGCAATCAGCCTGCGGCCTCCGGCACAAAGCCTGCCCCCGGCAGAACCGGCGGAGCGGGCCGGAATCGGCCGGGCGGCAAGCCTGCTGCGCCAGCTTCTGCGCGGGAGGTTGCTCTTGATATTCTGGTGCGCGTAGAGCAACAGGGTGCTTACAGTAACCTGTTGCTGGGAAGCAGCCTCCAGAAAGCGGACCTCAGCCGGGAGGATACGGGACTTGCTACAGAGCTGGTGTACGGAACCCTCTCACGGATGATTACCCTCGATTATGTTCTCAGCAGCTTCGTCAGCAAAGGGATGGCCAAGCTGGAGCCCTGGGTACGGAGTCTGCTGCGGTTAAGCCTGTATCAGATCATGTATCTGGACCGGGTTCCTTCGCATGCAGCCGTTAACGAGGCTGTGAATATCTCCAAGCGACGCGGCCATCAGGGCATCTCGGGTATGGTCAATGGCGTGCTGCGCAGTGTGCTGCGGGCGGGAGAGCTGCCGGTCTTGCCTGAGGGGCTGAGCCGGGAAGAGCGGATCTCCATCCTGCACTCCCATCCCCTGTGGATGGTGCAGCGCTGGTCGGCGGAATACGGCCCGGATACGGCAGAAGCCATGTGTGCGGCGAATAATGAGCCGCCCGCAGTCAGTGTGCGTGTCAATACAACGATGATTAGCCGGGAGGCCATGCTGGCAGAACTGCTTGAAGCCGGTCTGGATGCCGCAGAATCGAAGGTGAGTCCTTCCGGGCTGGTCATCAGAGGCGGCGGCAATCTGGCGCTGACCTCCTGGTACCGGGACGGCTATCTGTCCGTTCAGGATGAGAGCTCCATGCTGGTAGCCGAGGTTGTCGCTCCCGAAGCCGGGATGAAGGTGCTGGACTGCTGCGCTGCCCCCGGCGGCAAAAGCGCCCATATGGGCGAGCTGATGAAGGACGAAGGCTCCATATTGGCCAATGACCTGCATGAGCATAAAGCGGGGCTGATTGCCGAGCAGGCAGCACGCCTCGGCCTGGAATGCATTACCACCGCAAGCGGGGATGCCCTGGAGCTGGGTGCAGCCCTCCAGCCGGAATCCTATGACCGGATTCTGCTGGACGCTCCTTGCTCGGGGCTTGGGGTCATCCGCCGCAAGCCTGACTTGAAATGGCGTAAGCAGCCGGAGGATATTGCCAGCGTAGCTGCGTTGCAGCTTGAGCTGCTGCAATCAGTCTCCGGGCTGCTGAAGCCGGGAGGCGTGCTGGTCTACAGCACGTGTACTACCGAGCAGGCGGAGAACAGCCGGGTTGTCGCTGCTTTCCTGGAGCGCAATCCCGGCTTCGCGCAGGTCAGCTTCAAGTCAGCCGTCTGGGAGCGGCTGGAAGGAACCGCGCTTGCTGCCGGTGACGGCATACAGCTGCTCCCGCATCATTATGGCAGCGACGGCTTCTATATTGCCCGGCTGGAGCGACTCTTGTAA
- the rlmN gene encoding 23S rRNA (adenine(2503)-C(2))-methyltransferase RlmN yields MKPLIYDFSLEELQQWAKDNGEPAFRGGQIFDWLYVKRVNDFESMSNLSKALRAKLFDQFSISALTEITKLESKDGTVKFLFGLHDDHAIETVIMKHNYGNSVCVTTQVGCRIGCTFCASTLGGLKRDLTAGEIVAQVVRSQQILDARGERVSSIVIMGTGEPFENYDATMRFLRLMIHEKGLNIGQRHITVSTSGIVPNIYKFADEDTQINLAISIHAPNDTLRSKLMPVNRRYPFDDVIESLRYYQAKTGRRISFEYALIGGVNDQKEHAEELAGVLKTMLCHVNLIPVNHVPERKYVRTSRNDIFEFQRILADHGVNVTIRREQGHDIAAACGQLRAKHMELG; encoded by the coding sequence ATGAAACCTTTAATATATGATTTTTCTTTAGAAGAGTTGCAGCAATGGGCCAAGGACAACGGAGAGCCGGCTTTTCGCGGCGGGCAGATCTTTGACTGGCTGTATGTGAAGCGGGTCAATGACTTCGAGTCCATGAGCAACCTCTCCAAGGCACTCAGAGCCAAGCTGTTTGATCAGTTCAGTATTTCGGCACTCACCGAGATTACGAAGCTGGAGTCCAAGGACGGCACCGTGAAATTCCTGTTCGGTCTGCATGATGATCATGCGATTGAGACAGTTATTATGAAGCATAATTACGGCAACAGTGTGTGTGTGACCACCCAGGTAGGCTGCCGGATCGGCTGTACCTTCTGTGCCTCTACCCTTGGCGGTCTCAAGCGGGACCTGACTGCAGGGGAGATCGTTGCCCAGGTTGTCCGTTCCCAGCAGATCCTTGATGCGCGCGGCGAACGTGTAAGCAGCATTGTCATTATGGGTACAGGCGAGCCCTTCGAGAACTATGATGCAACCATGAGATTCCTGCGTCTGATGATCCATGAGAAGGGCCTGAATATTGGCCAGCGCCATATCACCGTATCCACCAGCGGAATTGTGCCGAACATCTACAAATTCGCGGATGAAGATACACAGATTAATCTGGCGATCTCGATTCACGCTCCTAACGATACGCTCCGTTCCAAGCTGATGCCGGTGAACCGCCGTTATCCGTTCGACGATGTAATTGAGTCCCTGCGCTACTATCAGGCTAAGACAGGCCGCCGGATCAGCTTCGAGTACGCCTTGATCGGCGGCGTGAATGATCAGAAGGAGCATGCAGAGGAGCTGGCGGGTGTGCTCAAGACCATGCTCTGCCATGTGAACCTGATTCCGGTCAATCATGTGCCTGAGCGCAAGTATGTCCGGACTTCCCGCAATGATATCTTTGAATTTCAGCGTATACTGGCCGATCATGGCGTGAATGTTACCATCCGCCGTGAGCAGGGCCATGATATTGCGGCCGCATGCGGACAGCTGCGCGCCAAACATATGGAGTTGGGGTGA
- a CDS encoding Stp1/IreP family PP2C-type Ser/Thr phosphatase, whose protein sequence is MIRTVQASDIGRVRTVNEDSVWIGATRHGYTLGIIADGMGGHLAGDTASRLALETVRGILDQLEPDLPEAELKEALTTAIMEANNTVHREAQSDEKLHNMGTTIVAALLKGSAGYIGHIGDSRAYLIRDGEARQLTEDHTLVNELFRNGQISLEELDNHPRRNVLTRALGTDTVVSADLAYVTLAIGELLLLCSDGLSNYVSLEHLGKVAGINEISLEERAERLLQLALLAGGSDNISVAMLEHQGEAAVPETKEWER, encoded by the coding sequence TTGATCAGAACAGTTCAAGCCAGCGACATTGGCCGGGTACGTACCGTCAATGAGGATTCAGTCTGGATCGGCGCTACGCGCCACGGTTATACCCTCGGCATTATTGCCGACGGGATGGGGGGGCATCTGGCTGGCGATACCGCGAGCAGGCTTGCACTTGAGACGGTCAGGGGTATTCTGGACCAGCTGGAGCCTGATCTCCCGGAGGCAGAGCTGAAGGAAGCGCTGACTACCGCCATCATGGAAGCCAATAACACAGTTCACAGAGAAGCTCAGAGCGATGAGAAGCTCCATAATATGGGGACCACCATCGTTGCTGCACTGCTGAAAGGGTCGGCAGGCTATATCGGCCATATCGGAGACAGCAGGGCTTATCTGATCCGGGACGGTGAAGCCAGGCAGCTAACCGAGGACCATACGCTGGTGAATGAGCTGTTCAGGAACGGCCAGATCAGTCTGGAGGAGCTGGATAATCATCCGCGCCGCAATGTGCTTACCAGGGCGCTGGGGACGGATACAGTGGTATCCGCGGATCTGGCATATGTTACGCTTGCAATTGGTGAGCTCCTGCTGCTGTGCAGTGATGGACTCAGCAATTATGTCAGTCTGGAGCATCTGGGCAAGGTAGCCGGAATCAATGAAATATCTCTGGAAGAAAGAGCAGAGCGATTACTTCAACTGGCATTGCTTGCGGGCGGCAGCGATAATATAAGCGTTGCTATGCTGGAACACCAAGGAGAGGCCGCAGTGCCCGAGACAAAGGAGTGGGAAAGATGA
- the pknB gene encoding Stk1 family PASTA domain-containing Ser/Thr kinase codes for MIGHELGGRYQVIERIGGGGMALVYRAHDILLNRNVAIKVLRNQFVHDEEFIRRFRREAQSAASLSHPNVVSIYDVGQEDEVHYIVMEYIEGKNLNEIIKERAPMQVDESVRIASQICDALDHAHMNQIIHRDIKPHNILIGRNGRVKVTDFGIARAVTSTTITQTGSVVGSVHYFSPEHAKGVTTGEKSDLYSLGIVLYQMLTGVLPFLGESPISVALKHLQEEFEEPRLLNPLIPQSVENVILKSMRKNPEERYQSAKQMLQDLETCLLPERRSEAKMLFQDDDDEDRTRIIPAIKPLQRGLSSRGGGEERIRSMEEAPPPAAVKRKGRAALWISLTLVVLIAMTGIVWYVNSKLSVDEVSVPAVTGKTFQEAKAELEAVGLFAEEPALVEYNPNFEENIVWKQNKTNTMVKEGTHIILTVSAAKVLPKLKDVSNLSYDDAVKELIALGIAQSRITPDERFSEEFAKGKVISSEPAADTEYDPETVTVKLIVSKGKESTQMPDLIGKTEKEAKAALESVGLVLDAVKEEPSFTYKKGEVTKQWAYEAGDLVPPGEKITIYISTGYPPEALEFTFNVPVAPVADGKKSKIRIVFADARNGGENQEWGTRTIGKSQTLSVNMLLAPNKDGMVSVYRDGEFLETYPITYVDVKNNTVQQPEPPPVETQTPAPTVAPTEPVQPTETPAPEPTAEPAIIPPDTGEGEVTGETDQTGYVPGNGQNNNELASALSKGNSKGKGNGKGSDNKPGKDKGSK; via the coding sequence ATGATCGGTCACGAATTGGGCGGCCGTTACCAAGTCATCGAACGGATCGGCGGAGGAGGCATGGCGCTTGTCTATAGAGCCCATGATATTCTGCTTAACCGGAATGTTGCTATCAAAGTACTGCGCAATCAATTTGTGCATGATGAGGAATTCATCCGCCGGTTCCGGCGGGAGGCGCAATCAGCTGCATCATTATCTCATCCCAACGTAGTCAGCATATACGATGTCGGCCAGGAAGATGAAGTCCATTATATCGTTATGGAATATATTGAAGGCAAGAACCTGAATGAGATTATCAAAGAGCGGGCACCGATGCAGGTGGATGAATCCGTGCGGATTGCCTCGCAGATTTGTGATGCGCTGGATCATGCGCATATGAACCAGATTATACACCGCGATATTAAGCCTCATAATATTCTGATCGGCCGTAACGGGCGGGTTAAGGTTACCGACTTCGGGATCGCCCGGGCCGTTACCTCCACGACGATTACCCAGACAGGCTCTGTGGTCGGTTCTGTGCATTATTTCTCGCCGGAGCATGCCAAGGGCGTAACTACAGGCGAGAAGTCGGACCTCTACTCCCTGGGCATCGTACTGTATCAGATGCTTACGGGTGTATTGCCTTTCTTAGGGGAGAGTCCGATCAGCGTGGCGCTGAAGCATCTGCAGGAGGAATTCGAGGAGCCGCGACTGCTGAATCCGTTGATTCCGCAAAGCGTGGAGAATGTAATCCTGAAGTCGATGCGCAAGAACCCGGAGGAGCGCTACCAGTCTGCCAAGCAAATGCTGCAGGATCTGGAGACCTGTCTGCTGCCTGAACGGCGCAGCGAAGCCAAGATGCTGTTCCAGGACGATGATGATGAGGACAGAACACGCATCATTCCGGCGATCAAGCCGCTGCAGCGCGGGCTAAGCAGCCGTGGCGGCGGAGAGGAGCGAATCCGCAGTATGGAGGAAGCTCCGCCGCCTGCTGCTGTGAAGCGCAAGGGCCGTGCAGCGCTGTGGATCAGCCTTACGCTGGTCGTGTTAATCGCCATGACCGGAATTGTATGGTATGTCAATTCCAAGCTGTCGGTCGATGAAGTCTCGGTGCCTGCGGTGACGGGGAAGACCTTCCAGGAGGCCAAGGCTGAGCTTGAGGCTGTGGGGCTGTTTGCCGAGGAGCCTGCGCTGGTTGAGTATAATCCTAATTTCGAAGAGAATATTGTCTGGAAGCAGAACAAGACCAATACGATGGTCAAAGAAGGAACTCATATTATCCTGACGGTAAGTGCTGCCAAGGTATTGCCTAAGCTTAAGGATGTCTCTAACCTGAGTTATGACGATGCCGTCAAGGAGTTAATCGCGCTTGGCATAGCCCAGAGCAGAATCACTCCTGATGAACGCTTCAGTGAGGAATTTGCCAAGGGTAAGGTCATTAGCTCTGAGCCTGCCGCAGACACTGAATATGATCCTGAGACGGTAACCGTCAAGCTGATCGTGAGCAAAGGCAAAGAGAGCACCCAGATGCCGGATCTCATCGGGAAGACGGAGAAGGAAGCCAAGGCTGCGCTGGAGAGTGTAGGTCTAGTGCTGGATGCGGTCAAGGAAGAGCCAAGCTTCACTTACAAGAAGGGTGAGGTTACGAAGCAGTGGGCCTATGAGGCAGGGGATCTGGTCCCTCCAGGCGAGAAGATTACGATCTACATCAGCACAGGGTACCCGCCGGAGGCTCTGGAATTTACGTTCAATGTTCCGGTTGCACCGGTTGCAGACGGCAAGAAGAGCAAGATCCGTATTGTGTTTGCGGATGCACGCAATGGAGGCGAGAACCAGGAGTGGGGCACGCGCACGATTGGCAAAAGCCAGACCCTATCCGTGAACATGCTGCTTGCCCCTAATAAAGACGGCATGGTATCTGTATACCGGGACGGGGAGTTCCTGGAGACTTACCCGATCACCTATGTGGATGTCAAGAATAACACGGTGCAGCAGCCTGAACCGCCTCCGGTGGAGACACAGACGCCTGCACCGACAGTTGCTCCTACCGAGCCTGTTCAGCCTACTGAGACTCCGGCTCCCGAGCCGACAGCAGAGCCGGCGATTATTCCGCCGGACACTGGAGAAGGAGAGGTGACGGGCGAGACGGACCAGACGGGTTATGTTCCGGGTAACGGACAGAATAACAATGAGCTGGCTTCTGCCCTCAGCAAGGGTAACAGTAAGGGAAAAGGTAACGGTAAGGGCTCTGACAACAAGCCCGGCAAGGATAAAGGCTCTAAATAA
- the rsgA gene encoding ribosome small subunit-dependent GTPase A, translated as MPEGIIIKALSGYYYVKPLKDEQIVTEEEAVQCRGRGILKKKGIAPLVGDRVIYVLTENGEGMVDELLPRESELIRPQVANVKLAVLLFSVREPDMNLNLLDKFLVHIEHSGLETLIVLTKQDLADDEGQATEAVKALYEQIGYEVMVTSSLNGSGADELRQRLAGIISVFSGQSGVGKSTLLNRLVPGLALETGEISLRLGRGRHTTRHVELMDIGNGGFVADTPGFSQLDFLELGVDELSVCFREFASYAENCKFRGCSHLHEPGCKVIEAWKSGDIADSRYEHYKLFFNEMKDKKRRY; from the coding sequence ATGCCTGAAGGAATCATAATCAAAGCGTTAAGCGGATATTACTATGTTAAGCCACTCAAGGATGAACAGATTGTAACTGAGGAAGAGGCGGTACAGTGCCGGGGGCGCGGCATTCTGAAGAAGAAAGGAATTGCGCCGCTGGTCGGTGACCGGGTAATCTATGTGCTGACCGAGAACGGAGAGGGCATGGTAGATGAGCTGCTTCCCCGTGAATCGGAGCTGATCCGTCCGCAGGTGGCTAACGTGAAGCTCGCGGTGCTGCTGTTCTCCGTGCGGGAGCCGGATATGAATCTTAATCTGCTGGACAAGTTCCTGGTTCATATCGAGCATTCCGGCCTGGAGACGCTGATTGTGCTCACGAAGCAGGATCTGGCCGATGATGAAGGTCAGGCTACGGAAGCCGTCAAAGCTCTATATGAGCAGATTGGTTACGAGGTCATGGTCACAAGCTCGCTGAACGGATCAGGTGCGGATGAGCTGCGTCAGCGTCTGGCCGGTATCATCAGCGTCTTCTCGGGACAGTCGGGCGTAGGGAAGTCCACACTGCTCAACCGCCTTGTACCGGGCCTGGCGCTGGAGACAGGAGAGATCAGCCTCCGTCTCGGGCGCGGACGGCACACCACACGCCATGTAGAGCTGATGGATATAGGTAATGGAGGATTTGTGGCCGACACTCCGGGCTTCAGCCAGCTGGATTTCCTGGAGCTGGGAGTGGATGAGCTGTCCGTGTGCTTCCGGGAGTTCGCCTCTTATGCGGAGAATTGCAAATTCCGCGGCTGCAGCCATCTGCACGAACCGGGCTGCAAGGTGATAGAAGCCTGGAAGTCCGGGGATATTGCAGATAGCCGTTACGAGCATTACAAGCTGTTCTTTAATGAAATGAAAGATAAAAAGCGGAGGTACTAA
- the rpe gene encoding ribulose-phosphate 3-epimerase yields the protein MVKIAPSILSADFAALGAEVAEAEASGADWIHVDVMDGHFVPNITLGPAIVSAVRSHTSLPLDVHLMIENPERYIADFAAAGASVITVHAEACVHLHRVIHQIKELGLMAGVAINPATPAAAVREVLEDVDMVLVMTVNPGFGGQAFIPRTLHKITQLREWAEEIHHKGLLIEVDGGVAEATAPLVAGAGADVLVAGNAVFGRSDRAGAIRAIREAADSAVR from the coding sequence ATGGTGAAAATTGCTCCTTCCATATTGTCAGCAGATTTCGCAGCGCTGGGCGCAGAGGTGGCCGAAGCGGAAGCCAGCGGCGCGGACTGGATTCATGTAGATGTGATGGACGGACATTTTGTGCCGAATATTACGCTGGGTCCCGCGATTGTGTCCGCGGTGAGATCCCATACTTCTTTACCTCTGGATGTACATTTAATGATTGAGAACCCGGAACGCTATATCGCTGATTTTGCGGCAGCGGGCGCTTCTGTGATTACGGTACACGCCGAAGCCTGCGTACATCTGCATCGTGTAATCCATCAGATCAAGGAGCTCGGCCTGATGGCAGGGGTGGCCATTAATCCGGCTACGCCGGCTGCTGCGGTGCGTGAGGTTCTGGAGGATGTGGATATGGTGCTTGTGATGACCGTCAATCCGGGCTTCGGCGGGCAGGCCTTCATTCCGCGCACCCTGCATAAGATTACGCAGCTCCGGGAGTGGGCTGAAGAGATCCATCACAAGGGTCTGCTTATCGAGGTAGACGGCGGAGTAGCCGAAGCTACGGCACCGCTTGTAGCTGGAGCAGGGGCGGATGTGCTTGTGGCAGGTAATGCAGTGTTCGGCCGCAGCGACCGCGCAGGAGCGATCAGGGCCATTCGAGAGGCGGCGGACAGCGCTGTCCGGTAA
- the spoVM gene encoding stage V sporulation protein SpoVM translates to MKFYTFKLPRFLGGFVKAILNTFQKS, encoded by the coding sequence ATGAAATTTTATACGTTCAAGCTGCCAAGATTTTTGGGAGGTTTTGTTAAAGCGATTTTGAACACGTTTCAGAAGAGTTAG
- the rpmB gene encoding 50S ribosomal protein L28 codes for MSRTCTVTGKKPGSGNHVSHANNRNRRSWGVNVQKVRILVNGKPKRVYVSTRALKSGKVERV; via the coding sequence ATGTCCCGCACATGTACAGTAACAGGCAAGAAACCGGGCAGCGGTAACCACGTGTCTCACGCTAACAACCGCAACCGTCGCTCTTGGGGAGTTAACGTTCAGAAGGTTCGTATCCTGGTGAACGGCAAACCGAAACGCGTGTACGTCAGCACCCGTGCTTTGAAATCCGGTAAAGTTGAACGCGTCTAG
- a CDS encoding DAK2 domain-containing protein has protein sequence MSKRSINGTDFTAMVLAGAEMLQQHAEHVNSLNVFPVPDGDTGTNMNLTMTAGANELKRNNTASVGQCAGVLSKGLLMGARGNSGVILSQLFRGLGRYAAQYDELNTQQFAAALQTGVDTAYKAVVKPVEGTILTVAKEAARHAVYYARRTTDIIELMTEVLAKAKEALAHTPELLPVLKQVGVVDSGGQGLVYIYEGFHQHLTSGAVSAPVQTPVQGQAAAPVSVPAPLLTKPEHALSSVQSSAQSQLHTEDIEFLYDMEFFINRQLGAAVKADFDEEAFRKALSVNGDSIIVISDDETIKVHVHSKTPGEVLNLALVHGEITQIHILNMREQHRDLLTAGMDIAPMPDVFADIPEEKASVQAPAVPPADDLAPYGFIAVSSGDGISDIFRSLGVDAILAGGQTMNPSTEDFVNAISSISAKHIYILPNNSNIVLAAQQAKELLEGEREITVIPSKSIPQGISAAFAFQEEDAVDTNTSNMLEAIAQVKSGQITNAVRDTVMENLEIKSGQYIGIESSKIVAAADDLFTVSKQLLSSMLVNGDEIVTVLTGADTEADITDALGSWLEETYPQVEVEIHEGGQPLYYYLFSVEP, from the coding sequence TTGAGTAAGCGTTCTATAAACGGGACAGATTTTACCGCAATGGTACTAGCCGGTGCGGAAATGCTGCAGCAGCATGCCGAGCATGTCAATTCATTGAATGTGTTTCCGGTGCCGGATGGCGATACGGGCACGAACATGAATCTGACCATGACCGCAGGCGCGAACGAATTGAAGAGAAACAACACAGCCTCTGTCGGTCAATGTGCGGGAGTGCTGTCGAAGGGACTATTGATGGGCGCGCGGGGGAACTCCGGCGTTATTTTGTCACAGCTGTTCAGAGGTCTTGGACGTTATGCGGCCCAATATGATGAGCTTAATACACAGCAGTTCGCTGCAGCACTGCAGACCGGGGTAGATACCGCCTATAAGGCAGTGGTGAAGCCGGTTGAAGGCACCATTCTTACGGTTGCCAAGGAAGCTGCAAGACATGCAGTGTATTATGCACGCCGCACAACGGATATTATCGAGCTGATGACCGAAGTCCTTGCCAAAGCCAAGGAAGCCTTGGCGCATACACCTGAGCTGCTGCCTGTGCTGAAGCAGGTGGGCGTGGTGGATTCGGGTGGCCAGGGTCTGGTCTACATCTATGAAGGCTTCCACCAGCATCTGACCAGCGGAGCAGTCTCAGCACCTGTACAGACTCCTGTGCAAGGACAAGCTGCGGCCCCTGTATCTGTGCCGGCGCCGCTGCTAACCAAACCTGAGCATGCGTTGTCCTCCGTACAGTCTTCCGCGCAATCACAGCTCCATACGGAAGACATTGAATTTTTATATGATATGGAATTTTTCATTAACCGTCAGCTTGGCGCAGCCGTGAAAGCGGATTTTGATGAGGAAGCTTTTCGGAAAGCGTTATCAGTTAACGGGGATTCGATCATCGTCATCTCAGATGATGAGACAATCAAGGTGCATGTGCATTCCAAGACTCCCGGAGAGGTACTTAACCTGGCGCTCGTCCACGGGGAGATTACCCAGATTCACATCCTTAACATGCGTGAGCAGCACCGCGATCTGTTGACTGCCGGTATGGACATCGCACCGATGCCGGATGTCTTCGCCGATATCCCGGAAGAGAAGGCCAGCGTTCAGGCGCCGGCGGTTCCTCCTGCGGATGATCTGGCGCCGTACGGCTTCATTGCGGTCTCCTCGGGAGACGGAATCTCGGATATCTTCCGCAGTCTGGGTGTCGATGCGATCCTGGCCGGCGGCCAGACGATGAATCCCAGCACAGAGGATTTCGTGAATGCGATCTCTTCCATTTCGGCGAAGCATATCTACATTCTGCCGAATAACTCCAATATCGTCCTGGCTGCGCAGCAGGCCAAGGAGCTGCTGGAGGGCGAACGTGAGATTACAGTGATTCCAAGCAAAAGTATCCCCCAGGGGATCTCGGCTGCCTTTGCCTTCCAGGAAGAGGATGCGGTTGATACCAACACCAGCAATATGCTGGAGGCGATTGCCCAGGTCAAATCCGGACAGATTACCAATGCTGTACGGGATACCGTAATGGAGAATCTGGAGATCAAATCCGGTCAGTATATCGGCATCGAGAGCTCCAAGATTGTTGCAGCTGCCGATGATTTGTTTACGGTCAGCAAGCAGCTGCTGTCAAGCATGCTGGTGAATGGTGACGAGATCGTTACTGTGCTGACCGGTGCAGACACCGAGGCGGATATTACGGATGCCCTCGGCAGCTGGCTGGAAGAGACGTACCCGCAGGTTGAGGTAGAGATTCATGAAGGCGGCCAGCCGCTGTACTATTATCTTTTCTCAGTTGAGCCGTAG
- a CDS encoding DegV family protein, producing MNRTVIVTDSTSDIPPALAEQYGIEVVPLTLMFGEEAFRDNVDMTPEQFYERLPRSPQLPTTSQPSPVEYMNVYRRIQEQHPGSSILSFHISSGLSGTYQSAVMAKSMLEEEGEAITVVDSLSASYGFGFMVVEAARLAEEGHAPAEILAKVESLRQSRKLYFLVDTLEYLQKGGRIGKASAILGTLLNIKPILSIDAEGIIYAVEKVRGRKKAVARMIELFKADLPGVNTIHVAVGHTAEPASGEEFLRELAGHFTLKEKVLTNVGPVVGSHVGNGTLAVFIWPA from the coding sequence ATGAATCGTACCGTAATCGTTACCGACAGCACCTCCGATATCCCGCCTGCTCTGGCGGAGCAGTACGGCATTGAAGTCGTTCCGCTGACGCTGATGTTCGGCGAAGAGGCATTCCGGGATAATGTGGATATGACTCCGGAACAGTTCTACGAGCGTCTTCCCCGCTCGCCGCAATTGCCGACCACTTCGCAGCCGTCTCCTGTAGAATATATGAATGTGTACCGCCGTATACAGGAGCAGCATCCGGGCAGCTCAATCCTGTCCTTCCACATCTCCTCCGGCTTAAGCGGCACCTACCAGTCTGCTGTCATGGCCAAATCCATGCTTGAAGAGGAGGGAGAAGCTATCACCGTGGTAGATAGCCTCTCCGCCTCATACGGCTTCGGGTTCATGGTCGTGGAAGCCGCCCGGCTGGCGGAAGAGGGGCATGCTCCTGCTGAGATTCTGGCGAAGGTGGAGAGTCTGCGCCAATCCCGCAAGCTGTATTTCCTTGTGGATACACTGGAATATCTGCAAAAGGGCGGGAGAATCGGCAAGGCATCGGCCATCCTGGGTACGCTGCTCAATATCAAGCCGATCCTGTCCATTGATGCGGAAGGAATTATCTATGCGGTAGAGAAGGTCAGGGGACGCAAGAAGGCAGTCGCCCGCATGATCGAGCTGTTCAAGGCAGATCTGCCGGGTGTGAATACAATACATGTGGCCGTGGGTCATACAGCTGAACCGGCTTCCGGCGAAGAGTTCCTGCGGGAATTAGCCGGACATTTCACCTTGAAAGAGAAGGTTCTGACCAATGTCGGCCCTGTCGTGGGCAGCCATGTCGGGAACGGAACCTTAGCCGTATTCATCTGGCCCGCCTAA